The genomic segment ATAAACCGGATATTGAACGTTCAGATCTAGAAAGCGCGAGCCACTTATTAGCTCAGCGTTTAGGTGCTTTACACGGAATTACTGCGCCAGAGTTTTATGATAAAAAACTCTACAATAATTTGAGTGTAAAATTAAAAGAATTAGGGCACTTGTCGGGTAATGACAATCAGTTTGCTGTCATCCGAATTCGCGACCATGCCAATGGTATGTTGCGTTTATCTGTTCGTAAAACCATAGTAGATAGCGTCACTATGGAACATGGGTAACCACTAACTTTATGAGTTCAACACAATCACAACCGCACAATAAATCATTATTAGGCGGTGCTATGATTATTGCCGGTACCACAGTCGGTGCCGGTATGTTTTCCCTTCCTGTTGTCAGTGCTGGTATGTGGTTTGGCTATTCCATTGCCATGCTAATCGGTATTTGGTTTTGTATGTTGGTGTCAGGCTTAATGCTACTTGAAACCAACTTACATTTTAAACCTGGCGACAGTTTCGACACGTTAACCAAAGTGACATTAGGCCAATTCTGGCGGATAGTTAATGGGCTTTCCATTACCTTCGTATTATATATTCTGACTTACGCTTATATCAGTGGTGGTGGCTCTATTGTGAACCACACCTTGTCAGGTATGGGCATTCATTTACCACAAAGTATTGCAGGCTTAGTTTTTGCCCTTGTGCTTGCTGCGATTGTGATGATTAGCACTAAAGTGGTCGACCGTATTACGACAGTAATGCTTGGCGGGATGATCATTACTTTCTTTTTAGCCGTCGGTAATTTGCTGATTGATGTGGAAACCGTGAACTTGTTAGTCCCTGACGGACAGGCGAGTTTTGCTCCATATATTTTAGCTGCCATTCCTTTTGGTCTGACAAGCTTTGGCTATCACGGCAATGTGCCAAGCTTAGTCAAGTATTATGGCAAGCAGCCTAATGTGATTATCAAGGCGATTTGTATCGGTACCTTTATCGCGTTAGTGATATACACGTGCTGGTTAATTGCCACCATGGGCAATATTCCTCGTAGTCATTTTAGCGATATTATCGCTCAAGGTGGGAATATGGGCGTATTGGTTGCGGCATTGTCAGATGTGATGTCCAGTGCTTGGCTAAATACCATGTTAACTCTGTTTGCTAATTTGGCCGTTGCGTCATCTTTCTTAGGGGTGACCTTAGGTTTGTTTGATTATTTAGCAGACTTATTTGATTTTGATGAGTCGGCTAATGGCCGAATCAAGACCGCTGCAGTGACCTTTATACCGCCAACCATCTTAGGCTTGTTATTCCCAGATGGTTTTTTGATCGCTATTGGTTTTGCCGCTCTTGCCGCGACAATTTGGGCTGCTATTGTGCCAGCGATGATGGCGTATAAGTCACGTAAAATGTTCCCTGATGAGAATAGCTTTAGAGTTCCTGGTGGTACGCCGTTAGTGGTTGTAGTGATTCTTTTTGGTGTGCTAACAGCAGCTTGTCACTTATTGGCAATGGCTGATTTATTACCTGTTTATCGATAAGTTATACGCAATATCGATAATCTAAAAAAGCCCTCTATTGAGGGCTTTTTTGATGCAATTTTTCAACGTACTGAGTCGGTGATTGATGATGTAATCGCCTAAAACTTTTACTGAAGCTGCGAACACTGGCATAGCCAAGTAGCTGCGAAATCTCTTTAACCTCTTTGCCTTCAAGCATATATTTCACTGCTAAATTTCCTAAGATATAGCGCATTAACTCTGTAAAACTAAAGCCATTACGCTGCAATCGTCGCTGTAATTGTTGTTTCGAAAAACCACATAATTCCGAAAGGGAATCTAATGTGGGTAAACCATAAAAACGTATGTAATTCACCAGCTCATAAAGCACTTTAGGCGTGTCATGGGGTTGAGGCATATTTAAATATGAGTCGAGTTGATTAAGGCTAATACTACTTTTGTTATTGCGCTGAATATGTTGGGAGGTGGATAGCGATGCCAAAAAGTGTTGTTCAGAGCTAATCAAGGAGTCGACATCAAGCCATATCTCGGTTTGCGGCGCATTCCAGGTCACTTTGGCTCCAAATACTGCTTCGCTCTCCTGTTGATTTATGGCGGGGCCACTGAGCATCACTTTAATCGGGGTGAAGTCTTTGCCTAAAAAGTGCTTGCAGGTATTTAGCAGTGTTAAGGCTATGCGGAGCGAGTCAT from the Shewanella japonica genome contains:
- a CDS encoding helix-turn-helix domain-containing protein — protein: MAFEVSFIRVCCILPVLKGVEAHYGITAKDLSIPQSLLNEPMTLIPYSEVSMWLSKIEQLSNVQDYMLTLQHYLTVNQFNMPNNWFLATPDLAITFRRINYAMACFHSGASYYGAQSNKIIKWCYRNNYVSGKAKSHDSLRIALTLLNTCKHFLGKDFTPIKVMLSGPAINQQESEAVFGAKVTWNAPQTEIWLDVDSLISSEQHFLASLSTSQHIQRNNKSSISLNQLDSYLNMPQPHDTPKVLYELVNYIRFYGLPTLDSLSELCGFSKQQLQRRLQRNGFSFTELMRYILGNLAVKYMLEGKEVKEISQLLGYASVRSFSKSFRRLHHQSPTQYVEKLHQKSPQ
- the mtr gene encoding tryptophan permease — encoded protein: MSSTQSQPHNKSLLGGAMIIAGTTVGAGMFSLPVVSAGMWFGYSIAMLIGIWFCMLVSGLMLLETNLHFKPGDSFDTLTKVTLGQFWRIVNGLSITFVLYILTYAYISGGGSIVNHTLSGMGIHLPQSIAGLVFALVLAAIVMISTKVVDRITTVMLGGMIITFFLAVGNLLIDVETVNLLVPDGQASFAPYILAAIPFGLTSFGYHGNVPSLVKYYGKQPNVIIKAICIGTFIALVIYTCWLIATMGNIPRSHFSDIIAQGGNMGVLVAALSDVMSSAWLNTMLTLFANLAVASSFLGVTLGLFDYLADLFDFDESANGRIKTAAVTFIPPTILGLLFPDGFLIAIGFAALAATIWAAIVPAMMAYKSRKMFPDENSFRVPGGTPLVVVVILFGVLTAACHLLAMADLLPVYR